The bacterium BMS3Abin02 genome has a segment encoding these proteins:
- the ptpA_2 gene encoding prolyl tripeptidyl peptidase precursor has protein sequence MTHPITAEDLWTLPHVGDPVANGGIVVVPVTRFDLDDNKATTGLYLLTADEPRLLTNPEQDAKSPAIAPDGTRIAFVRSEGADEPAQLHVLPLDGGEAERLTDMPLGVLGPKWMPDGEGLLFLSPLFTEAPTIEGTRTLRDRREDAAVKAHVTEDRLYRYWDRWLTDGSVPHIFLFDFASREIRDLIPDSQRWWSWDEEADSYDVSPDGKEIAFSADTSEPPHDRPRTAIFTTPVTAGATRCLTPDGTGHERRPRYSPDGTLIVYGMQREIDYYADRVRLVRYDRRSDEHQVLTEDWDRSASSWEFTAKGDLALTAEDRARVNLYRMPPQEMEPRQIARGGTFGRPASGTDTLFATLQDLSHPPEVVSVDTPACRRLTHFTEELMADLRLGDVEEIGFEGGDGDPIQAFVVYPPGFDPARRWPLVHMIHGGPHGVFGDTFHFRWNAQTFAAPGYVVALVNFHGSTSWGQDFATSIQGAWGDLPAQDILSATDHLLERGFLDEDRMAITGGSYGGYLTTWLTTQTDRFACAVAHAAVTDLPGMYASDVTMGRVRAYGADYWEDPDTVDRWSPAHHTVGCRTPTLVIAGERDYRVPSTQGLELYGILKAKGVEARLVYYPDENHWILKPQNSLHWYREVHAWLARHLDRVSTNS, from the coding sequence ATGACACATCCCATCACTGCAGAGGACCTCTGGACTCTTCCCCATGTCGGCGACCCGGTCGCAAACGGCGGGATTGTCGTGGTTCCCGTCACACGGTTCGATCTCGATGACAACAAGGCGACCACCGGCCTGTACCTGCTCACCGCCGACGAGCCGAGGCTGCTCACCAATCCGGAACAGGACGCGAAGTCGCCCGCCATTGCGCCGGACGGCACCCGCATCGCCTTCGTTCGCTCGGAGGGCGCCGACGAGCCGGCGCAACTCCATGTATTGCCGCTCGATGGAGGCGAGGCCGAGCGCCTCACCGACATGCCGCTCGGTGTACTCGGGCCCAAGTGGATGCCCGACGGTGAAGGCCTGCTCTTCCTCTCGCCGTTGTTCACCGAGGCGCCCACCATCGAAGGGACCCGGACACTGCGAGACCGGCGCGAGGATGCCGCCGTCAAGGCCCACGTGACCGAAGACCGCCTCTACCGCTACTGGGATCGCTGGCTGACCGACGGAAGCGTTCCGCACATCTTCTTGTTCGACTTCGCCTCGCGAGAGATCCGAGACCTCATCCCCGACTCGCAGCGGTGGTGGAGTTGGGACGAGGAAGCCGACTCCTACGATGTGTCACCGGATGGGAAGGAGATCGCCTTCTCGGCCGACACGAGCGAACCACCGCATGACCGTCCCCGCACCGCCATCTTCACAACCCCGGTCACCGCCGGAGCGACCCGCTGCCTCACTCCCGACGGCACCGGACATGAGCGTCGGCCCCGCTACAGCCCGGACGGAACCCTCATCGTCTACGGGATGCAGCGAGAAATCGACTACTACGCGGATCGAGTTCGTCTCGTGAGGTATGACCGGCGATCAGACGAACACCAGGTCCTCACGGAGGATTGGGACCGTTCCGCCTCCTCATGGGAGTTCACCGCCAAAGGAGACCTCGCACTCACCGCAGAGGACCGCGCACGGGTGAATCTGTATCGGATGCCTCCGCAGGAGATGGAACCGCGCCAGATCGCTCGAGGGGGAACCTTCGGCCGGCCGGCGTCCGGCACCGACACACTGTTCGCCACCCTCCAGGACCTCAGCCATCCGCCGGAGGTCGTGAGTGTCGACACACCCGCGTGCCGACGACTGACCCACTTCACCGAAGAGCTGATGGCAGACCTCCGATTGGGCGACGTCGAGGAGATCGGCTTCGAGGGAGGCGACGGCGACCCGATCCAGGCATTCGTCGTCTACCCGCCCGGATTCGATCCCGCTCGACGCTGGCCGCTCGTCCACATGATCCACGGAGGTCCCCACGGCGTTTTCGGGGACACGTTTCACTTCCGCTGGAACGCACAGACGTTCGCGGCACCCGGCTACGTCGTGGCATTGGTCAACTTCCACGGCTCGACTTCCTGGGGCCAGGACTTCGCGACATCGATTCAGGGGGCCTGGGGCGACCTGCCGGCACAGGACATCCTGTCCGCGACCGACCACCTCCTCGAACGGGGATTCCTCGACGAGGACCGCATGGCCATCACCGGAGGTTCGTACGGCGGCTATCTGACGACATGGCTCACGACACAGACCGACCGATTCGCATGTGCAGTCGCCCACGCGGCAGTCACCGACCTGCCCGGCATGTACGCGTCGGATGTGACGATGGGCAGGGTCCGAGCCTACGGTGCCGACTATTGGGAAGACCCTGACACCGTCGACCGATGGAGTCCCGCACACCACACCGTCGGCTGTCGGACGCCCACGCTCGTCATCGCCGGAGAGCGCGACTATCGCGTCCCGTCGACACAGGGCCTGGAACTGTATGGGATCCTGAAAGCCAAGGGGGTAGAGGCTCGCCTCGTCTACTACCCCGACGAAAACCACTGGATCCTCAAGCCGCAGAACTCGCTGCATTGGTACCGAGAGGTCCACGCATGGCTTGCCCGTCATCTCGACAGAGTCTCAACCAACAGTTGA
- the malQ gene encoding 4-alpha-glucanotransferase — MHFTRSSGVLAHPTSLPGPPGIGDIGPSAHVWLDQLARMGCALWQVLPLGPTGYADSPYQSFSSFAGNPNLISPESLVAEGLLDEVEIRNAPAFPDDRVDYGTVIAWKRDLVNHAFDNIGGLQDDFERFRHANRHWIADYGLFMTLKDLYGGHSWTLWPPLLRDRDPAQMEKASSAYATEIRRHEFAQFLFSRQWNVLRRRARSLGIGIIGDIPIFAAGDSADVWANRQLFQLTEAGEPAFQAGVPPDYFSETGQLWGNPLYRWDEHQRTGFAWWIERFRAVFRLVDILRIDHFRGFVNYWEVPGGALDAVKGRWVDGPGEVFFKTVQQELGTLPIIAEDLGELDPRVPALRDLLGFPGMKVFQFGFDTDRTSEFLPHKYPRNSVAYTGTHDNDTTRGWFESLDDARRSFVLEYLGTDDSEIAWDIMWAVWKSRSVFALAPLQDLLDLPTEARMNRPGTTSGNWQWRATPGAITTEVQQRMQALNRATRRKPGKRRRSRE, encoded by the coding sequence ATGCACTTCACCAGATCATCGGGCGTGCTCGCCCACCCCACGAGCCTTCCCGGCCCGCCCGGCATCGGCGACATCGGGCCTTCTGCACACGTGTGGCTCGACCAGCTGGCACGAATGGGCTGTGCGCTGTGGCAGGTTCTCCCGCTCGGCCCGACAGGCTACGCCGACTCCCCGTATCAGAGCTTCTCGAGCTTCGCCGGGAATCCCAACCTGATCAGCCCCGAGAGTCTCGTCGCCGAAGGCCTGCTCGACGAGGTGGAGATTCGGAACGCGCCCGCATTTCCCGACGATCGCGTCGACTACGGAACTGTCATCGCGTGGAAACGCGACCTGGTGAATCACGCCTTCGACAACATCGGTGGGCTGCAGGACGATTTCGAACGCTTCCGGCACGCGAATCGGCATTGGATCGCCGATTACGGCCTGTTCATGACGCTGAAAGACCTCTACGGCGGCCACTCCTGGACCTTGTGGCCTCCCTTGTTGAGGGATCGCGATCCGGCGCAGATGGAGAAGGCATCCTCGGCCTACGCGACAGAGATTCGTCGTCATGAGTTCGCTCAGTTCCTCTTCTCTCGCCAGTGGAATGTGCTTCGTCGCCGCGCGCGTTCGCTCGGCATCGGCATCATCGGAGACATTCCGATCTTCGCCGCCGGAGATTCCGCCGACGTGTGGGCGAACCGCCAACTCTTCCAACTGACGGAAGCCGGAGAGCCCGCCTTTCAGGCGGGCGTGCCACCCGACTACTTCTCCGAGACCGGCCAACTGTGGGGCAATCCTCTCTATCGCTGGGACGAACACCAACGGACCGGATTCGCGTGGTGGATCGAACGTTTTCGCGCCGTGTTTCGGCTCGTCGACATCCTCCGTATCGATCATTTCCGCGGATTCGTGAACTACTGGGAGGTGCCCGGAGGAGCACTCGATGCGGTCAAGGGAAGGTGGGTCGACGGGCCCGGAGAGGTTTTCTTCAAGACCGTCCAGCAGGAACTCGGGACGCTCCCGATCATCGCCGAAGATCTCGGCGAACTGGACCCCCGGGTGCCCGCCCTGCGCGACCTCTTGGGATTCCCCGGGATGAAAGTCTTCCAGTTCGGATTCGACACGGACCGCACCAGCGAGTTCCTCCCACACAAATACCCGCGAAACAGCGTCGCGTACACGGGAACGCATGACAACGACACGACCAGAGGCTGGTTCGAGAGCCTGGACGATGCCCGGCGCTCATTCGTCCTGGAGTATCTGGGAACCGACGACAGCGAAATCGCATGGGACATCATGTGGGCCGTCTGGAAGTCGAGATCGGTCTTCGCTCTCGCCCCGCTTCAGGACCTGCTCGATCTCCCGACAGAAGCCAGGATGAACCGCCCCGGAACCACGTCCGGCAATTGGCAGTGGCGGGCGACCCCCGGCGCGATCACCACCGAGGTGCAGCAACGCATGCAGGCGCTGAATCGCGCCACCCGACGCAAGCCGGGAAAGCGGAGAAGGAGCCGCGAATAG
- the bacD gene encoding alanine-anticapsin ligase BacD, translating to MPVSTVVVILPTGTYRAGDFVEAGRSLGVDLIIASEERHALLGEGGFIPIDCADPRRSAAAIVEAGDRHPIDAVIPVDDAGVMIAAIASEELGLTHNPPAAVAATRNKAILRKVLEEREVPQPSYELAAPSSDTVALAEVVGTPVVIKPLSLSASRGVIRVDHPLQVPPVVERIRRILAVAGQNPNEPILIERYIPGKEIALEGLLFEGALDVLALFDKPEPMEGPYFAETMLVTPSRLHPEILEEVETVTARAVRALGLREGPIHAELRVDGNRVAIIEVAARSIGGLCGRSLHFGLLGATLENLLLRHALGMHTNTRREDIASGVLMIPVPSAGTLQAVNGLGAARAVPRITEIAVTIPLGTYVIPLPDGARYLGFLFAKADTPLEVETSLVAARNELEIVIIAD from the coding sequence GTGCCTGTGAGCACCGTGGTCGTCATCCTCCCCACCGGAACGTACCGGGCCGGCGACTTCGTCGAGGCAGGCAGATCATTGGGAGTCGATCTGATCATCGCCTCCGAGGAACGCCACGCCCTGTTGGGCGAAGGGGGATTCATCCCGATCGACTGTGCGGACCCGCGCCGATCGGCGGCGGCCATCGTCGAAGCGGGCGACCGTCACCCGATCGATGCGGTGATCCCGGTGGACGATGCCGGAGTCATGATCGCGGCGATTGCCTCCGAGGAACTCGGACTGACACACAATCCCCCCGCAGCGGTTGCCGCCACACGCAACAAGGCGATCCTGCGCAAGGTACTCGAGGAACGCGAAGTCCCACAGCCCTCCTACGAACTCGCAGCCCCGTCGAGTGACACCGTCGCACTTGCGGAAGTCGTCGGAACTCCGGTAGTGATCAAGCCCCTTTCGCTCTCTGCGAGCAGAGGTGTCATCCGGGTCGACCACCCGCTTCAGGTGCCGCCCGTGGTCGAGCGAATCCGTCGCATCCTCGCCGTCGCCGGTCAGAACCCGAACGAACCGATCCTCATCGAGCGTTACATCCCCGGCAAGGAGATCGCCCTCGAGGGGCTCCTCTTCGAAGGAGCGTTGGACGTCCTTGCCCTCTTCGACAAGCCGGAGCCGATGGAGGGCCCATACTTCGCAGAGACCATGCTCGTCACACCGTCGAGGCTCCACCCCGAAATCCTCGAGGAGGTCGAGACGGTGACCGCGCGGGCCGTCCGAGCCTTGGGCCTGCGGGAAGGTCCCATCCACGCCGAGCTTCGCGTCGACGGGAATCGGGTGGCGATCATCGAAGTCGCAGCTCGCTCGATCGGAGGACTGTGCGGGCGCTCTTTGCACTTCGGACTCCTGGGAGCGACCTTGGAGAATCTGTTGCTCAGGCATGCCCTGGGAATGCACACGAACACCCGCCGTGAAGACATCGCGTCGGGAGTGCTGATGATCCCCGTGCCGAGTGCGGGAACGTTGCAGGCGGTCAACGGACTCGGCGCAGCCAGGGCTGTGCCCCGCATCACGGAGATTGCCGTCACGATCCCCCTGGGCACGTACGTGATCCCGCTCCCCGACGGAGCACGCTATCTCGGCTTTCTCTTTGCCAAAGCCGACACTCCTCTCGAAGTCGAGACGTCCCTCGTGGCGGCCAGAAACGAACTCGAGATCGTGATCATCGCGGATTGA